The nucleotide sequence CAATCCCCAGCCAGTGCAGAGATGGCTGGGAAGGAAAAGTGCAGCTCCAATCCCAGAGgaaactgctctgcagcagaggaggagagagggagcttCATTCCTTGGGTTTTCAATACCTTGGCAAGTTTTTCTCCTCTGAAGTTCAGGGTGACAGCTTCAGTGTTCCTGGGGTTGTGAACCTCTATGTGGACTTCATCATTATCCTCATACTCCCTGATCAGGGCAGCCTTCAGCCTGGCCATTTCGTTCTGCTCTCCATGGACCAGGATCTGCAAGGGACACAGTTTGCCTCTCAGCAGGAACCCTCTGTCCAGCCAGGGGGAacaaaggctctgagcaagctgccactgtgctccccagcctcacacaaGTGTCCTCTCATCAGGTCACAGCACTCAGCATTAGCTCAGCTGAGCCTCAGGCTTCAGTGCCTTTGAGTCCCATGCActgatcccagggctggagcagctctgctgggagcacaggctgagggagctggggctgtgcagcctgcagaggagaaggctccaggggcacctcagagctgctgccagggcctgaaggcagcctgcaggaaggctgcagagagacttctgctgagggggtctgcagccaggccaagggggaagggtttggagctgaggcagagcagggtcaggctggagctgaggaagaagttcttcagtcccagggagctgagcctctggcacaggctgcccagggaggctgtggctgcctcctggcaAGGACAGGcttcctccaggctgcccagcagggcctgccctcctgcctccaggctgcccagcagggcctgccctcctgcctccaggctgggaggtggtTTGCTGAAGGCCACTCCAGGACACTAACCACGTGTGGAGGCTTGAGGGCCCGGATGAACTCACTGGTCTGCTGGTAATCTGTGtgagcagagaaggaaatgtAATCCACAGACATCTTGAGGGGCAGCTTCTGCCCTGACATGGTTGTGATCTCTTCAGGCTCAGACATGATGTGCTAGGGAAAACAAGAGCACTGGAAATGAAACACTGGAAGCCTCCCACAGCCACATTTGCAGGTCAGGCAGCACTGGATCATGTTGGGAGCCAGCCCCAATGTGAACTGAACATCCAAcccccccacagcagctcagctgctcatccTCAGCAGACCTGGGAGCCCAGTCCTCTTCCAGACACATCTGCCACATGTGCAGTGGAGTTGTAAACACTGGGAGACTTCTGTCTCTAAGACAAAGCCgagtgcccaggctgcccctgggaaGGAGGGGTTCCCTGCCCTCCACGTGGCCCATGCCACAGGACAGCAAGGCAGGCTGCTCcctgacacagcagcagctttctctgaAGGCTTCCAGCTTCACTAAGGCCTGGCCTGGGGTTCAGACtacccttcagcagcctgggctggtgggaggtgtccctgcccttggcagtggctggaactagatgatctttaaggtcccttccaacccaacccaacccaacccatcctgtgattcAGTTCCTCCAGAATCAGGGCTAGGGCTTCCCTTTCAAAAAGGTAGAGGGGTCTGAAGATGCAGCAAGTCATCAGTCATCCTTCCTCTGACAAGATAAAGAGCTCCTAGAAGAGATTTCCTGCACAACATCCTTGGGCATGGGCAGATGCAGAAGTCCTGGGAAGTTCCATTAGTGCCAGCCCAAAGCAATGAGCTTGGACTGCAGAAGCTGGGAACAACCTTCTCAGGACACCcaaacacagagagctgctgttggccaagtgacagaagtgcagagcagcagcagctcaccttgGCCAGGGTTCCCTCCACGCAGTAGCCTGCTATGATGACTCCATTCCTCTTGTCTGTGCACCAGCTCTCAAACAGCTCCCTGGAGAGGCCACTCTGCATCATCCCTGGGGAGGCCATCACCACACTGGGGCCAATGTCATCAAAGTGATCCATGCTCTGAGTGCAgacagcaaccagcagcagtgagcacagcccaggcccagggctgcctgcctgcaccctggCACAAGGCACAGCAAGTGCCCTCTGCAGggaagctcctcctgctgctgcccccaggcagcaAACTCCAAAGGATCTGCAGTAGAGGAAATGTTGGGCCACAAGCTGCCAGTactggggctcaggctggggccagctccctTTGATCTCCTTATCAATCAtccagctgagggaactgaggctcCCCCAGGGAGATGGCACTACGCTGGGTGGTTGCATTaacctgctggagggcaggaagggtctgcagagggacctggccaggctgggtccAGGGGctaaggccaatgggatgaggtttaacaaggccaaagagccagggggtgcccaggtgggcaggaggggcagcagcagcctggcctggagcagcagtggtgtgggcagcaggagcagggcagggatggtgcccctgtgctgggcactgctgagaccaCCCCTTGAGTGCTGAGGTCAGTTTTGggtcctcactccaaggacactgagaggctggagcagggccagagaagggcaacagagctggggaagggtctggggaagagggctggggaggagcagctgagggccctgggggtgttgagtgtggaggaggctgagggagacctccttgctctctgcagctccctgggaggaggctggggccagaggggctgtgtgccagccctgctgtgtggggcagggccATGGCAGGCTGACCTTCAGGTTGCTGATGTGCTTGAAGACGAAGGGGTTGTTGATGTTGATCTGCTTGCGGATCTTGTCGTTCATGGCGTTGACGTAGGTCTGGTACACGGCCATGCACTTCTTGGCCAGGGAGGAGGCGTAGTAGATGGGGATGTCATGGAGCTCAGGGTGGTTCTGCCAGTACTCATCTGCAcaacccagcacagcagtgaaAGCCAAGAGCAAGAGAGCCCCAGCAggccacccccacagcccagccccacccagaGGGTGCTCTCCCCGCAGCAGGGCTCACAGTGcgtgccagagcctccccacactgtgcctctgccctgcagctcatcCACCCCAGCCATGCCTagcactgcccaggctggggctgagccctggccctcagcaccacagctctgcctctgggaaacccctccagggatgggcattcagcccccccttgggcagcctgtgccaggctctgagaacccttccagtcagGACGTTccagctcacctccagcccaagtgctggcactggcaggggggttggactggatgatctccagaggtctcttccagcccctacccttctctggttctgtgtaATGCCACAGAGTCTGTTATGGTCTTCTCTTTTTCTACAGGCACTTCCTCATCTGGGTTTGTGAGTTACAGGGCAGAGGCAGTGATCCTTTGGCCcagaaaatgccttttttaGCTGGGTTTTGTGATGTGTAAGCACAGtctgctgcacccctgcctcACCAGGATGCCAAAGCCAAGCTCTTATGCCCATGCCACTGCCAGGTGGCTGAGTGGGTTTGGGGCACTTGAGCAGGCAGCTGTTGCCACCCTCAGGTAACAACACCCTGCAAAGGGCCTGGGGAGAAACGACTCCAGCTGAGGGTGCAGGTGAAAACATCCtggcaatggatgcaagctgcagcacaggaggctccacctcagcatgaagaggaacttctgccctgtgaggctcccagagccctggagcaggctgcccagagagcttgtggagcctcctctagAGGCTTCCCaaccctgtctggatgtgtcctgtgtgacctgtgctgggttctctgctcctgctctggcaggggcttggactggaagatctccagaggtcccttccaacccctaaccccTCTGATGCTGGCTTAACCTGTGTGCCTCTGTCAGAGCCAGGAAGGGCCATACCCAGGATgagaagcagctcctgagctctgcccagggcaaagACAGGGATGAGGCCTCGGCCTCCCCTGTTGACGATGTCGTGGACGGTGTTGCAGAACCTGGCCTCGCGCTCCTCCCGCTTCTCGTGGATGTGGGTGCCGTAGGTGGACTCCTGCAGACACACAGCCCCCTCAGCACGGCACTGCCACACAGCCtgagccccctgctgcccccagccgcAGGCACTCACTGGGGGCAGCATGCAGAGCGGGGCAGGggcaagggtctggagagcagggctggggaggagcagctgagggccctgggggtgtggagcgtggagcagaggaggctgagggagacctcactgctctctgctgctccctgaggaggctgcagccagggggggttgggctctgctccccagcaacAACTGACAGGGAGAGAAGAAACGGCCTCAGGTggccccaggggagggttaggctggagacaggaaaaatgtctttggtgccagagtggtcagggcctggcagaggctgcccagggaggtggtggagtccccatggctggaggggttccagagccctgtggccatggcagctggggccagggctgggtggccatggggctgggctgatggcTGGAGTGGAGGATCTTGAAagccttctccaacccaaaccattctgggatgCTATGAATAAACAAAACCATCCCCAAACTCCCCCACTCACCTCCACCAAGATAAATAACCAACACCTCCcctctccaaccccctcccaggaATTTGGATGTCTTCCTGTCAAGAAGGGACTCTAAGGACcatccagccccaacccctgccatgggcagggacccctccccccagcccaggctgctcagggcctcatccagcctggcctggaacacctccaggaggggacagccacagcctccctgggcaggctgtgccagagtctccccagcctcactgcaaggagTTGCCAGCACAAGGCAGTTCTGCAGCACTCACAATGATCAGGATATCAGGTTTGATGTTGGGAATCTCAGCTGCCATCAGGTGCCTGTCCTCCTGTCTTGAGAAGTCTCCTGTGTACAAGAGCTGTTGGGGACACAGAGAGCTCCTGTGGCTAcaggccctgccagggcagcagcctgcacacagcagctgtggcagaggagaGGCTTTGGTAAGTGAGGAGAGCTGTAGGCCATCTGTGATGATTTCATCACTGGCACTTGAACTGGAGGCACTTCTGAGGTGGGCAGGGCCAGGTCTGCAGTCCCAGGCACAGTAAGCCAAGCAGCACcccagctccaccaccaccagggACACAACCACCAGGGTTTGGCTCTCTGCATCCAGTTCTACCTCTGTGCTTCTTGGAAGCTTTCTTTGTTGCCCAGTTCTCAGTCACCCAGGCACAAAGCCCTCCAAGGCAGCAAGGTTCAGGACCACcacctctcttccctcttcaaGGCTGCAGGGAACTACTCCTGAGTGGTGGTTACCCTGCTGAACCCCAGCCCAGGAgatcagcttccagcactgggtTTGACACAGGCCTGCCCCtgacttcctcttttcctctctccgTGCCTCCAATCAGTAATAACAGCCACCCTGCTGCTTCAGGTGCCTGAGCAGAAGAGTGCTGTGAGCAGTGACAAATGCCCTGTGAGCACCCCAGGCAAAGGTGAATCAGAATCTGTTGGGAGACCCTACTGCAATGCAGCCTCCATCAGACTGCCTCAGCTGtcagctgcctctgagcagcccagcaaGGAGAACTCTTCCTGGGTCCAAGCTCACTGCTGTACACCCCAAGCATCCCTCCTGCCACTTGCTACTGCTACTTGCTACCTCCACTTGGGTCCTAGTCTGTgtgacagctccagccacactgggGCTTCACAGGCACCAAGGAGCAATGAGTGACTAAACTGACTCCAGCTTTGCCATGAGAATAACTTCACCTTCACTCATGAGCCTGGCTGCCCCACACCATGCCTGAGCACTTGGTCTCAGCTCTGAGGTCAGTACCTTCACTCCAGCTCTCTCACTCATGAGCCTGGCTGCCCCACACCATGCCTGAGCACTTGGTCTCAGCTCTGAGGTCAGTACCTTCACTCCAGCTCTCTCACTCATGAGCCTGGCTGCCCCACACCATGCCTGAGCACTTGGTCTCAGCTCTGAGGTCAGTACCTTCACTCCAGCTCTCTCACTCATGAGCCTGGCTGCCCCACACCATGCCTGAGCACTTGGTCTCAGCTCTGAGGTCAGTACCTTCACTCCAGCTCTCTCACTCATGAGCCTGGCTGCCCCACACCATGCCTGAGCACTTGGTCTCAGCTCTGAGGTCAGTACCTTCACTCCAGCTCTCTCACTCATGAGCCTGGCTGCCCCACACCATGCCTGAGCACTTGGTCTCAGCTCTGAGGTCAGTACCTTCACTCCAGCTCTCTCACTCATGAGCCTGGCTGCCCCACACCATGCCTGAGCACTTGGTCTCAGCTCTGAGGTCAGTACCTTCACTCCAGCTCTCTCACTCATGAGCCTGGCTGCCCCACACCATGCCTGAGCACTTGGTCTCAGCTCTGAGGTCAGTACCTTCACTCCAGCTATCTCAATCATGAACatggctgcccccagcacatgGCCTGCATGGTAGCACCAGAACTTGATTCCTGCCACCTCTTTCACTTCATGGAAGTTGATGGTCTCGATCTTGTCCATGCTCTCCTCCAGGTCTGTTTCTGTGTAGAGCATGTCATCTGCTGAGATGTTGCTGGATGGAAGGGAAACAGACACAGATcagctcaggagagacaagAGCTGGAGAAAACTCTGCCTGGATTGCTCCCCACTGACAGCAAGAGGCCAGCAACACCGAgcctggacagcagcagccaagcccagGCACCCCAGTGCAGCAGCTACAGCATCACAGAGGGGGTCTCTGCAGAtcctccccctgccagggcaggcagcagccctttCCATGGAGGATCTGGCCTGGGCTTGTCTGAAAGTGCCAACAGCTCCacttgatgacctccagagctcccttccaaccctgccactCTGGGATTCCCAGCCCTTGGACAGAGACCTGCCACAGTTTCTGACAGTCCTCAAAGCCCAAGCTGAAGCACACTTTGCCCACCAGCCCAGGACAAAGGAGCCACAAGAGCTCTGTTTAGCAAGGTGCTGAGCCCAGCTAGAGTCTGCTGAGGCGAGATAAGCTCAGGCCCACTGCATTCATGTgtccagcaacagaacaagagaggGAAAAACCCCAGCCAAGAGCATGGAGCAGAGCACTCTTTGTATTCACTGCACATGGAATCTGCTCTTGTCCTGAGCACTGAGCTGTACTTCTCCAGGCCTTAAAATCCCTACTTCTGTGAAGCTTAGGGAGAAACAGACATGAGAAATGCATCTTGAGAGAGGCAGATGGGAAAAGGGCACTGTTAAAGGTCTGAATGaagcaaggagaaagaaaggaaggcaagAAGAATGATTTGGTTGTGGGGCTGAGAGGAAATTGAGAGACATCATCATGGGCAGCGAGAGGTGACAGAATTCATGGCCTGAAGAGGCAACCCAGGGCCTTACCTGACCTTGACATAGTCTGAAAGCAGCCATCTGTAAATGGCTTTTGTGGCATGAGTCATGAATGTCCTCCCTTTGAAGCTTGTCTTCTGCAGGAACCAGGGCAAAGCCCCACAGTGATCTAGATGGAAACTGCAGACAGAGAAACCCAATGAGCACAGAGCCCACACTCAAGAgatctcctctcccctctgttctgctgagTTGACCTCATGAAGATCCAGGAGCCCAATTTTCCACCTCATGTTAACTCCCCTGCTCTACACTCTGTGCTCTGGTGAGCAGACATGGGACCCAGAGCAGCTAAaccaggagagcctcccttcACTGCCAAGGCTTTCTCCACATAGCTCTGTTAGCTCAGAGGAGATGAGAGAGCAGAAAGACAACAAACACCAAAGCACCAAGCAACTGTCCCAGCTGCCATCCACACACCACCTCCtgacagcctctcctcacctgcagtgagcacagctcacaccacagccccagtgtggctgctccctcaggtgccaCTTACTGGCTGATGAGGAGGAGATCAATCTCAGCAGGATCTATCAAATCAATGTAAGGAAGAGCATCCATTCCTTCCAGGCCTGGGTGGATCCCACAATCCAGCTGCAAATGCAATGACAGGTTCACAGGTTGAGATGATCTGACAAAGCCTCTTGTAGCGGGGGCTAAAACAGACTCACAgagtgggctgggttggaagggacctggaagatCCAACCTGGGCaagagcccatggcaggggggttggaacttgatgatcttcaacctcccaccagcccaggttgctcaaggcctcatccagcctggccttgaactcctcaagggagagagcatccacagcctccctgggcagcctgtgccagctggaAGTTGTTTGAGAcaaaccccagctctgcccctgaaCACTGCTTGTAGCCTCAGCTTTCCCACCTCAGGTTCTAaagggctcaggagcagcttcccagggcagccctttccaagcTCCCTGTCTGTAATCTCTATCTACACAAGCCTTCAGCCACACTTCACTCACACCTGACCCCACTGTGGGCAACTCATTGCAGCCAAGCcctgcaagggcagcagggaaagGGGCAGAGGTGATGACTCTGTAGCTGGCTACTCACATGAGTGTGGGTCAGCATTtggccagccccagagctcacacacacacaagctggGGCTGAACTGAACCCCTGACACCTTTGgtgtgcagggggagggagCACAAACACACCCAGGCCACAATTACCATTATCTTCCTTCCTTTGAACTCCAGAATGATGCAGGACCTTCCTACCTCTTGGCCAGCACCACTGCAAAGGGAGATCAAAGTCAGCAAAATTAACCAGAGCTTAACTGGgccctgagaagggcaacagagctggggaagggtctggggaagagggctggggaggggcagctgagggccctaGGGGAGTtgagtgtggggaagaggaggctgagggagacctccttgctctctgcagctccctgggaggaggctgcagggagctgggcttgggctctgcttggaaaaggcctctgagagcagccagtccagcatcaacccagcaccaccacagccaccaaaccctggccccagctgccatggccacagggctctggaacccctccagggatggggactccaccagctccctgggcagcctctgccaggccctgcagcaaagaaattttctctcctctcccacctgGTGCACTTGAGGCCATGACCatgcagcccaagccccctgctccagcagggcccccccagcagcctgcccaggagcacagcggccggggggggttggaagctctccagagcaggaggctccacagcctctctgggcagcctgctccagggctcagcagcctcacaccctTGGTgtggcagctcctccccaggtTTAAGCGATgcctcctgtgccctgcaggctgcctgctcgCTGCGGAACCCAACCTCGGAGCACCGGGGGCGGGGGAGACGCAGCCGGGGGGCGCccaggcctccccagagccgcaggatgttaggggttggaagggaccttcagagaccATCGAGCCCGAGCCCCCCGAGTCCGGCGTGCTCGGGGCACTCTCGCCAGCCCTATCGCGACAGCACAGCCGGTGCCGGGGGGGGGAGCCGCTGCCCGCAGCTCCTCCGCGCAGCTCGGGGCTGcacccccggccccggccggcCGCCGCCTCCCCGCCGCCTGCCCCGGGCGGGGCCGCTGCGCTCACAGGGGCCGGATCAGGAGCTGGTCGCTCTCCTCCGCCGGGATCAGCGCCTCCGCCTTGCGCTTGGCCGCCATGGCGCCGcctccctgcccgccctgcGCCTCCTTCCGCTTccgccggggccgggccggggccgccTCCCTGCGCCTGCTCCTGCGCCTGCTCCTGCGCCTGCTCCTGCGCCTGCTCCTGCGCCTGCTCCTGCGCCTGCTCCTgcgcctgctcctgcccctgctcctgcccctgctccgcctgctcctgcccctgttCCGCAACCTCCGCCTGCTCCTGTTCCGCCTGCTCCGCCTGCTCCGCAACCTCCGCCTGCTCCTGTTCCGCCTGCTCCTGCGCCCCGCAGCCCGCGGGCGGCGCCGGCAGCGGGCACCCGCGGCACCAGGTGAGGCTGGCGGCGGCCGTGCCGGGCCGTGCCCGGGCGTGCGGCCCCGGGCGGCTGCTGAGGGGCCCGGGGCCGGCAGCGGGGCCGCTCTGCCAGGGGCCGCTCTGCCAGGGGCCGCTCTGCCAGGGGCCGCTCTGCCAGGGGCCGCTCTGCCAGGGGCCTTGCCCGGGCGCTCGCCCCTCCGAGGGCAGCGGCTTCTGCCGGCCGCGGCCCTGCCGGCCGTGCCTGGCTCCGGCTCCGCCGGCCgtgcctggctctggctctggctccGGCTCCGCCGGCCGTGCCTGGCTCCGGCTCCGCCGGCCGTGCCTGGCTCCGGCTCCGGCTCCGGCTCCGCCGGCCGTGCCTGGCTCCGGCTCCGCCGGCCGTGCCTGGCTCCGGCTCCGCCGGCCGCGCCTGGCTCTGGCTCCGCCGGCCGCGCCTGGCTCCGGCTCTGGCTCCGCCGGCCGCGCCTGGCTCCGGCTCTGGCTCCGCCGGCCGTGCCTGGCTCCGGCTCTGGCTCCGCCGGCCgtgcctggctctggctctggctccGGCTCCGCCGGCCGCGCCTGGCTCTGGCTCCGCCGGCCGCGCCTGGCTCCGGCTCTGGCTCCGCCGGCCGCGCCTGGCTCCGGCTCTGGCTCCGCCGGCCGTGCCTGGCTCCGGCTCCGGCTCTGGCTCCGCCGGCCGTGCCTGGCTCCGGCTCCGGCTCCGGCTCCGCCGGCCGTGCCTGGCTCCGGCTCCGGCTCCGCCGGCCGTGCCTGGCTCCGGCTCCGGCTCCGCCGGCCGTGCCTGGCTCCGGCTCCGGCTCCGCCGGCCGTGCCTGGCTCCGGCTCCGGCTCCGCCGGCCGTGCCTGGCTCCGGCTCTGGCTCCGCCGGCCGTGCCTGGCTCCGGCTCTGGCTCCGCCGGCCGTGCCTGGCTCCGGCTCCGCCGGCCGCGCCTGGCTCTGGCTCCGGCTCCGCCGGCCGCGCCTGGCTCTGGCTCCGGCTCCGCCGGCCGCGCCTGGCTCTGGCTCCGGCTCCGCCGGCCGCGCCTGGCTCTGGCTCCGGCTCCGCCGGCCGCGCCTGGCTCTGGCTCCGGCTCCGCCGGCCGCGCCTGGCTCTGGCTCCGGCTCCGCCGGCCGCGCCTGGCTCCGGCTCCGCCGGCCGCGCCTGGCTCTGGCTCCGGCTCCGCCGGCCGCGCCTGGCTCTGGCTCCGGCTCCGCCGGCCGCGCCTGGCTCTGGCTCCGGCTCCGCCGGCCGCGCCTGGCTCTGGCTCCGGCTCCGCCGGCCGCGCCTGGCTCTGGCTCCGGCTCCGCCGGCCGCGCCTGGCTCCGGCTCCGCCGGCCGCGCCTGGCTCCGGCTCCGCCGGCCGCGCCTGGCTCCGGCTCCGCCGGCCGCGCCTGGCTCCGGCTCCGCCGGCCGCGCCTGGCTCCGGCTCCGCCGGCCGCGCCTGGCTCCGGCTCCGCCGGCCGcgcctggctctggctctgccgGCCGTGCCTGGCTCCGGCTCTGGCTCCGCCGGCCGCGCCTGGCTCCGGCTCCGGCTCCGCCGGCCGCGCCTGGCTCCGGCTCCGGCTCCGCCGGCCGCGCCTGGTTGtggggtggggctggagggggaatCAGAATCAttagggctggaagagatctctgaaGTGGTCAGGGGCAGGCGGCGAAGCAgctgggaagaggaaggagggaaggggaggaaggagggagggcaaggaaggggCTTGGTGCCACCCcgggcagcctctctgggcagatcgctctgcagctccttgggcTGGGGAGGCACAGCCCGAGGGCATCGTCCGGAGCACCGCTGCAGGGAGAGCGCAGGGAGGATGCACCCAGGTCCTTCCCAgcggtgcccagtgccaggggctgcaaactggaacacaggagatgCCACCTacagatgaggagaaaatttcCTCTGGGGGTGACgaggccctgcagcaggctgcccagaggcactgcggggtctccatctctggaggcattccagccccacctggctgtgtcctgggtgccctgccctggcaggggctggactggatgagctccagaggccccttccagcgcCCCCCACGCAggggttctgtggttctctgtgcctcagccctCCTCAGAACCCACAGACCGAGGCAGGACTGGATGCTTTgtgcagctgcttctcttctcaGAGTCCTTAACAAGTGTCCTTTGTTTTGCCCCCTGCACGCAGGCCTccctccctggctggcagcacagctgtgctctgtgctgttcCTCCCTGGAAGGTCTTCCAGGAGCCAATGATGAGAAGATGTTTAGGAAAGGCAAGAAgcggcacagcagcagcagctcccagagcagtgAGATCAGCACCAAGAGCAAGGTGAGCTCAGCCTGGGGTCTGCTCTGGGGAAGCCCTG is from Dryobates pubescens isolate bDryPub1 chromosome 3, bDryPub1.pri, whole genome shotgun sequence and encodes:
- the CPSF3 gene encoding cleavage and polyadenylation specificity factor subunit 3 isoform X1, encoding MAAKRKAEALIPAEESDQLLIRPLGAGQEVGRSCIILEFKGRKIMLDCGIHPGLEGMDALPYIDLIDPAEIDLLLISHFHLDHCGALPWFLQKTSFKGRTFMTHATKAIYRWLLSDYVKVSNISADDMLYTETDLEESMDKIETINFHEVKEVAGIKFWCYHAGHVLGAAMFMIEIAGVKLLYTGDFSRQEDRHLMAAEIPNIKPDILIIESTYGTHIHEKREEREARFCNTVHDIVNRGGRGLIPVFALGRAQELLLILDEYWQNHPELHDIPIYYASSLAKKCMAVYQTYVNAMNDKIRKQININNPFVFKHISNLKSMDHFDDIGPSVVMASPGMMQSGLSRELFESWCTDKRNGVIIAGYCVEGTLAKHIMSEPEEITTMSGQKLPLKMSVDYISFSAHTDYQQTSEFIRALKPPHVILVHGEQNEMARLKAALIREYEDNDEVHIEVHNPRNTEAVTLNFRGEKLAKVMGSLADKKPEQGQRISGILVKRNFNYHILSPCDLSNYTDLAMSTVTQTQAIPYTGPFNLLSYQLQKLTGDVEEIEIQQKPALKVFKTITVIQEPGMVVLEWVANPANDMYADTVITVILEVQSNPKIQKAAVQKISKKVDMDVYRKRMEIMLQDMFGEDCVSSKDGSVLCITVDGKTANISLDTRTVECEPGSEEDESLREMVELAAQRLYDALSPVC
- the CPSF3 gene encoding cleavage and polyadenylation specificity factor subunit 3 isoform X2 gives rise to the protein MPQKPFTDGCFQTMSRSGHVLGAAMFMIEIAGVKLLYTGDFSRQEDRHLMAAEIPNIKPDILIIESTYGTHIHEKREEREARFCNTVHDIVNRGGRGLIPVFALGRAQELLLILDEYWQNHPELHDIPIYYASSLAKKCMAVYQTYVNAMNDKIRKQININNPFVFKHISNLKSMDHFDDIGPSVVMASPGMMQSGLSRELFESWCTDKRNGVIIAGYCVEGTLAKHIMSEPEEITTMSGQKLPLKMSVDYISFSAHTDYQQTSEFIRALKPPHVILVHGEQNEMARLKAALIREYEDNDEVHIEVHNPRNTEAVTLNFRGEKLAKVMGSLADKKPEQGQRISGILVKRNFNYHILSPCDLSNYTDLAMSTVTQTQAIPYTGPFNLLSYQLQKLTGDVEEIEIQQKPALKVFKTITVIQEPGMVVLEWVANPANDMYADTVITVILEVQSNPKIQKAAVQKISKKVDMDVYRKRMEIMLQDMFGEDCVSSKDGSVLCITVDGKTANISLDTRTVECEPGSEEDESLREMVELAAQRLYDALSPVC